The genomic region CCCGAGAGGAACCACCTCTAATACCACTTGTGATGTCCGACGGCGTTGCGACGTGAGTCGATGACAGGAACAATCACGAGAGAAGAGCGGACAGAGAGAAGAATCGGAGGAAGACGAGAGGTAGGTCGGTAATTTCTGTTCTGTATTCTTCATATCCCCAAACAATAACGTGGCTCGGCTTATAACAGTGTCGTCCGCCTGCTCTACCTGGCCCAACAATCGGCCCACAAACTCCTAGAATACAGCCCAACAattagctcaacaatttcaaaacACATTGTGTCACACCAGCGCCCATACACACATGAAACAATCTTCGGTTCATCCAGATCTTCCAGACCTGACACTAACGCTCCCCTAGACAGCTCCAGCGACCAACTTGTTCGTTTATTCCTAGGTCATATGGATTGAATGAGATTGAAAGAAATTATGAAAAATTATGacttgtttaggattgaaacatATCCAATCctacccaatccatatggattgagatcAAAACGAACATGCCCTTAGCAGTTTCTTAGCAGTTTCGATGCAGCACGAACCCATACGGTTGACAGAGACATTTTAGATTCCTGTTTAGTCGCGTGCAAACTGCATTCAGCATAGCTGCAAATCAGTTACAAAATCACTCAGCAATTTCTGCTTGTTTTTAGCTGCTGTCTGTCTCCAGTTTACATCACAAATTTGGGCTACACAGCCCCTCCCACTTATTTTTCGCCTAATGGTCGTACAACAAACTCGCTTTTTTTATCTGATGATGAAAAACTACCTCGACCCGACTCTTCTCGCCTACCAAAAAAAAAATTGTGATCACCCTTCTTCCCATGCGGCTTGGCCATCTCATCTCCATTAGTATCCATAGCCTGGGCAAGGCAGACACAGCAAACGGTTAGAACAAACAAACGGATGCGGAAAGACCTAGCGCGTCAATAGCAGTGCCAGTTACCAGAGTTGTCCATCGGGTTAGCAAGGGGCGCAGACTCTGGCTCCTTAATATCGACGACCACAACATCAGATGTCAGGAAGGTCTTGGCCACCGACGCGGCATGCTCCAAACAGCATCTCACCACCTGCAGACAAGTCCGTCGCAGTTTTCAGGTTTTGTTCCAGGAAATGAAACATCAAACACCAACCAGGTCTTGCTTCCTCTCAAAGAGAATTTACCAAAGACCCGCTGGGAAAGGAGAGGTAACAATCATAGCGACAACAAGGACTGCTGTTTTCAGTTTTACGGGCTACAGCTGCTGCTTTACCTTTGGCTGCTCCCAAATTTCTTTTTTCGGTCCATGTGAGGTTAGGTTTACATTGAAGAATTGTGCTATTAAAGATAATGAACCCGACAGATTGGTTATGGCAAAGGAAACAAGATGAAGCTCAATGGTAGGGAACTAGCATTGATGACCGAAGTTCCAAGCCAACTAACTATAGTATTCAAGCAGAAGGATAGGAAAAGCCTTAGGGCCACAAACCTTAGTAGGATCAATGATACCAGCAGCCATCAAGTCCTCGTACTGTCCAGTAGCAGCATTGTAACCATACTTGAAGTTATCGTTAGAAAGGACCTGGTGCAGCAAATGTTTGCACAAGATTCAGATCCATGCCATGAACTGTGGTACACGTGTGAGATTTTTGGTAGAATAACTGTACCTTCTCAGTGACGACGCTGCCATTGACACcggcatttttagcaatcaatttaAGTGGGTAGCTCAGGGCCCTCCTTACTATTTCAGCTCCAACCTAATGGTACTTCAGCGTGTCAGTTATACTCGAACCTATAACAAGGCTGCTCTGTAGTCTACTCTTTTTAATCAATCACAGATTTTGTTCTTACCTTCTGCTCATCGTTCTCCAGTGTATCCTTGATGGCATCGACTTTAGCTGCAAGCCGCAAAAGGGTGCATCCTCCACCAACAACAATACCTTCCTCAACAGCAGCCTATAAAGAAAAAGGAGCAATTTTAGCGATATATAACCAAAATAAAGTTGAACTAGAACAAACCTATATGTTCTGATCAAAGGAAGTATTCCTCATGAAGCAAATATAAATCTGGCAGCACAAAATGGTTAATTACTCCGACAACTTACCTTGGTTGCATTTAGGGCATCCTCAACTCTTAACTTCTTCTCTTTTAGTTCAGTTTCTGTTTGTGCTCCCACCTGTCAGGCAACACCAGATATGACTTACAGTTATCCACCATCCTTACAACATTCAATCAATGGAAAGAACGTCGAACAAATAACACAAAAATTGTGATCTGTGTACTTCACAATACCTGAATGACAGCAACACCACCAGCAAGCTTTGCTATCCTCTCATTGAGCTTTTCCTTTTCATATTCTTGTTCTGCTGCCTAAAAATTAGGTTGATAAAAGCAGACTTTCAGATTTTCACCTGAGCAGTAAAATCGAGTGAACAAAGAGAACAGGAAAAGGTCAGAGACCTCAATGAGATTTTTAATCTGTGCAACCCTCTTAGTAACTTCGTCCTGGGTGCTGCCATCACCAACAATTGTTGTCGACTCTTTAGTAAGGACAACCTTTGCTGCTGTTCCAAGGACTGATTTGTCAGCCTTGTCAAGTGACAGCCCAACTTCATCTCTGATTACAGTTGCTGCAGAAACAAAGAATGCTTATAAACAAGGAGCATACATGATCATAAGGATGCTCTAGAACGGAAGTTTAACTGACCTCCAGTAAGGATGGCAATATCATCCAAGTACTGAGTCTTGCGCTCTCCAAAACCAGGGGCTTTGATGGCAGCAATCTTCAATGATCCTCTGAGCTTGTTGACAACAAGGGTAGCAAGAGCCTCCTGCTCAATATCCTCAGCAATTATCAGGATTGGGTATCCACCTCTGATGGCTTCTTCCAAAACATTGATAAGATCCCTTGCGTTGGTGATCTTTTTGTCAACCAAAAGTAGCTGAACAATGAAGATCAAGTACAGCAGAATTTAGTAAGTTTGAAATAGAGAAAGCAATAAACAACAGAACAAACTGATAGCTCAGAATTCCCATGGTACCTTGCAGTTCTCATACTCGGCAGACATTTTCTCACTGTCTGTTACAAAGTACGGAGAGATATAACCACGATCAAATTGCATCCCCTCCACAACATAGAGAAAGTTTTCAGAACTCCTCCCTTCTTCGAGGGTAACCACACCCTTCCGACCGACCTTGCTCATGGCCTCTGCTATCATATTACCAATTTCGTAGTTGTTGCCCGCACTAACAGCAGCAACATCTGCAAGCTCACTATCTTCGACCTCCTTAGACAACTTCCGTAGTTCTTCAACTAGTGCTTTCGCTGTTTTCTCGATACCACGAGTAATCTGAACAGGATTAGCACCAGCTGCCACAACCTGGACAAGAGAGTATTTAGCTTCAGATACAAAAACTCATTCATATATACCGGTAGCAACAAATTTTGTCTAGTGGCACACCTTAACACCCTCAGCGATCAGCCCCTGAGCAAGGACCACAGAGGTGGTTGTCCCATCTCCAGCTAGATCATTGGTCTTAGCTGCTGCTTGCCTGACCAATTTAGCACCAATGTTCTCCACAGGGTCCTCCAGCTCAACCTACAGAATCACAAATATTATGAAGTTCAACATAGACTTTAAAACTATGCTAGTACTTGAATGAAAAAACAGTACCCCCTCagttcacaaatatatgacatCGTTGACTTTTTCAAAACTTTGACAACtcatcttattcaaaatatttattctaAAATATAAAATTTCAAATCACGCTCAAACAACCTTAAGTGATAAAATAAATCACAATAAGATAAATGATAACTCACATTTTTTTTTGAACAGGACGAGTGGTCAAAGGTTAGGAAAAAAGTCAACGTCGTCATATATTTGTGGACGGAGGTAGTATTTTGCAACAATCATTATGACATTATGGTAAAATTAAATGGTGCATCGCCAATATTGTATATACAACATCAACAGGTATATACTTCTGTTGACCTTCTACAGGGCCGGTCCTGACATTTCGGGGGCCCCAAGCGAAAATTTACATGGAGACCCTATACGAAAGTTTGAGTCTGCTATTTTTTCAACTTTTAAATAATATCTAAAAAATAAAAGAAGTTTATGATTTACACAATTTTATTTAAAATGATATGACTGGATACAATGTTACATTATTTTATGAGTCATAAAATTATACAAATTATGTAATATAACTCTACATTTGTTTTGACTTTTGAGAGAGTATTTTAACTTTGGGAATGTATCTGGTGCAAACCAACCACTCCGTGCAACCGTGCAAACTTCTAATCTGGGCCACGTGATGTTTATCCAAGGGACACAGGGACGTGGATAATTTTACACTTAACCACCCGCTGCTAATCACACCTTTTGAAATCCCCCCTCCCACCCCCGCACGTGCCTTTGGATCAACATCATGTGGTTCAGATTAAAAGTTTGCACGGTTGCACAGAGGGGTTGGTTTGCACCAGATACGTTGCCTTTTACTTTTAATTTATCAAACTTGCGTAAACCTTAAAATGCACAGTAAACCAAATCTAAATACATTAGAGCAAATTTTCTGAAAACAAAATTCAGCAAACTAAACTAGGATTAAGCAATGTATGTTATTAGGGTCGGCCCTCCGGTAGGCTAGAATTAAGCAACGTGACAGACACAGGTGTACAACACCTTCCGTCCTTCCCACATCAATTTTAGTATTTGTCATCAAGCAGATTGTTGCACGACCTCGAAGAGATGATTGCCAGAAAATCAAAGAGACGCCACAAAAGAATGAGAATACAGatttatctgtgatgtatatgtaTTTAGATACAAGATGGATAAGCGGGGGCCCTACGGACCTTGGGGGCCCTGAGCGGTCGCATACCCTGCACACCCTCAGGGCCGGCCCTGACCTTCTAAAGTATATGCATTACATGGGTTATAAGAATATGACCTGTAAAACATGTATGACAAGAATTGGAGAAAAAAATATATACAACGTTATGTAATTTACGAGCTAGCAATCAAATTCTAAGTACAACCATGGTAACATTGCACTGTACCTCTCTGGCAACTGTAACACCATCGTTAACAATTTTAGGAGAACCATACTTGCTCTCCAAAACAACATTCCTTCCCTTTGGTCCGAGTGTAACTCCGACTAGGTCTGCAAGCTTATTGACTCCAGTCTGAAATGTAGGGGAGAAAAAACAATTAGCGCCTGGTTAAGGGTCAACAGCAAATCGGTATATCATAATAAATAAAAACTGTGGAGCTCACCTGGAGCTTCTTGATAGCTGAGCCATCCTTGTTGAAGTACAGCTCCTTAGCTGCTCTTACTCTGAAGTTCACCCTCCTCTGAAGGCGCACATTCTTCCCTGTTGGAGCAGCCATAAGGCCGACAGTAGAAGTGGCACCGAATGTCGAAGCCATACCTGTGCAGCAGGAGCCACATTAGCACGAGAAAGCAATCGAAGCAAGCATGTAATTATGTAACCCGTAATCTGACCACCCATCGAGCAGGAACTAACTAACAGGAGCACATTTTGACCCAGTAATGGGACACAACATCCTTCGCCTTCGCTGCATCTCTAAGTCTAAACATCATGTTCTAACTACAGTGGCACGCCAGCCACACGAGTACAGACCCCGCGAGATTCACGAGCTCCAACTGTCCGCAGCATTTTGGGTGAAGCTAGCGCTAGACAATAACTCCCCATCCCATCCCGTACCAGATCCACTCGCCACCAATCTGTGTCTTTCTACGAGAACGAACCCGAGCCAACCTCGCGCCGAAACCCATGACCCACCGGACTGGAGCTGCGCGGCGCGGGCATCCAGTTCCAGTTCCACCTAATCCTCAGAGCGCGAATTAGGGTGGTAGGGAAGGAGCGGGATGGGGACTCACCTTACCGCGCTTGCGGGTTGGAGCCGGAGACGGGGAGGAGGATAAGGCTGGCGGACTCGCAGCTGCGTCTCTTGTGTGAGGGCTGAGGGGTCGTGGCGGGGGGAGGGGAAGGGATGAGGTGTAATGTGTATACATACACGCGCCAGGGTTTAGCAGGGGGTGCTGCACATTCGTCCTTTACCTTGTGCGTATTTGCTGCAGAGTCCAAGTCAATCGCGAGCGCTAGCGGGCAGCCTCGACCATTGTCTCGAAGCGAATCAAAAGAGCACCAACCAAAGGGGTGTGCTTTTTTTCCCTTATTTATTTTCTGTCAGAGGCCTAGCTACGATCGGGAAGAGCATGCCTCGTAATTTGTTATAAATGGGCCGAGGTAGGGCCTGCTCAATAAAGCTTGGGCTAAGCTGTAAAGTTTGGAAAATAACAAAATTAATTAAAAATAAAACTAAAAACTAAAAAACGCCGTTGCCGGGGATCGAACCCGGGTCACCCGCGTGACAGGCGGGAATACTCACCACTATACTACAACGACTTCGATGCTACTATCCTCTGAGGTTGGATAAATTACCATATTCCCAATCTCTAATCTGAATGAGACGACGAGACACACTTGTAGCCAACCGAAGCTATCTTTCTCTTTCGCGCTGAAGGGTGCAGGCGAGCAGCCAACCCTCGTCCGATCCCACACACCGGCGTCTCGTTCGTCGTTCCTTATCCAGGATTCCAAGCCGAGACCACCATGAGTCCACGACGGGGCTCACACTGTGCACGCTCTACGAGACTACGACCATCCATGGCGCCTTATCCAGTATTACCGCAGCAGCAGGTGCAGGTCCGCACGCCAGCGAAGGGACCCAGTACCGGCTCATCATCACGGGCATGGACCACCTCCGATCCCttccgccgtcgccgccgcgtcCCCGTCCGCCCCTCCTCGCTGTTCCCGGTTGCGCTAGATCCTCGAGCTCTCTCTTTGCGTGTTTGTCTCCGGCGGTTCCCCTAGTGTTTTGTGCCTTCCGAGGTTCTTTGCTCCTGGTTTTCGTCGCCATGATTAGTATTTTGAGTTTGCTAGTTCTGCCCGTCGTTCTTAGACTGGAGATCTGTCTTCGTCTTCCTCGGTAAGCAGTCTTTATTGTTTGTTTTCTCTCGAGGGTTGGTGTTGGTTGGTTCTGGTTTGGTTGGTTCTTCGCGGGCAGGTGTCTGGTGCGGAGGTGGGGGTGCGGCTGGTTTGTGGTCCCTTCTCTGTCATGGGCAACCTCTCCTCGGGAGCCGTGGCCCATGGTTCTTTTGCTCCATACTCGACGATTTTATGCCAGGAATCCGGCCTCCAGCACCCAACTTCGTCCACTCCTCTAGATCTGGAGGGTGAAGCGGTACAGATCTCCAAtgtaaaacctatgcaaataatcaattcACAATGTACAAACtagattttgtctaagtgttgctatctctaccgcaaaagttAAGCTTCAATCTAAACAATCTAACTAGAAAGATAAGATTGGAAGTTAAATGctaaatataaatgcggaagctaaagagaagGTAGATATGCAATTCCCGTGTATGACGcatgtatttttaccgaggtatccgaaaccgCACAAGTTATCGACTAATTATCGTTGGTGTCCCTACGCAAAAAGAAGCCCACATGAGGGTCaaacacctcggtcgagtaacatcatacctgtcacggaacctcctaagatattaggcccacctacagatgtccttgtcctaaggacctcagacagtcatgcagATGCACCTAATGACTCGGCAAGTTCGGTTATCTGTATcctcatcatatcgcccaagagcgcttcacccatcacgcagacattacacataaTCGGAGTTGAGAATGagcggaaaggattacaataacataatttacattcatatataaaaataTAGGAGTACTTATTGCATAACAGGGTGTTCGAGTGCAGcacttattattacataactgggaggcaaaacaccctcccacgAATAAGTTTAGTATTCTTCCTCCTGCTTTGACACCATCTTTGAGCAAAAACAGCAAAACTCAGTTGTTTCataacctacaacaacatgggttcgaaaaccctaagtacaaagtgtactttcacaagtcttacccgtcaaatgaaaaagactctcaaggatatactggcttttgggaatcaaggtaaagctcgtCAAAGTTCAAAGACTcttgtttgcagaaaagcttactatgagtggatctttAAAAGTCCATTTTTATTATCAGGctaagtagttacctgcatctagagttctttctatcctagatcaggcacttagcctatgctaaccatcttttatcatcccttcagttcactggattgctacttgtaagtcagtgaccaagtcttcatgtccgagaagtaacgacgatctgaatcgattaatacccacatggggatctctaaccacacgacatatgtagcacttaacccttgcatatgttaactcgccaccgggtttctcaaaacCAGAATGGGTtaatgccaaccgagagcacagatacaccaccgtccagcctcttgccactgagggtacacgctactctcgtcatctctccactcccattgtgtggtggcctttctagtattggtccgaccgaggcaaagcttacccatgacgaggcatgtggccagttaaaaggtcctcgatcatcaagcctacatcggttcggtccttaatcgactcagacggagacactacaccgagacttccttctcatgcaagtcacccgcctggtctcgtCTTTGTCATTTATAactcaaagtttggtacctgacagaggtacatcttttcagatgttgaacccatcatggccatgatggattctgtAACACCCTAATATCCCACTGCTGGTATTTGGGGAAAATCTTTCTATAAAATGTAAATAAATAGACTCTCTTAAAATATATATATTATCAAGATATCCCTCTTGATAATAAATTTGAAGATACTCTTAAACAAGAAACTTAAGTGAAGTTACCTTTTAATAAAGATTATATTAGGGATTATCTTCTCAAAGTAAATAAGTAACTAATGAATAGTTAAGGTAAGTTTGACCTCGTGATGATAACTTTGGTGAAGAATTTTATGGAGAACATAAACTTGACCTCCAAATTTAAATAAAAACATAAAATAGTAAATGAGGAAGGGAATTTTAATGGAACCATTTATTCCttctataaataaataaaaaggtaaAACAATAGTGTCTATACCCCTTTTAAATAAATTGTGACAATTAGAAAATGGAAATTGAAAACCTAAATTTGAATTTACTtgaagcttcaactctatgtgaAATTGGATTAAAACTTGGAATTGAAAATAAATAAAAGAAGTAAATGAACCTTGCACTCATGCTTGGAGTTTTGGCTGTGCCTTTAAAAAGTGAACTCAAACTTTGAGTGTGAATcccaaacttgatttgaatttggatTAGAGAATAAAATAGAAAACAGAATAAAAAAAGAAGAGAGCATAACCGGGCCTGGACACGCCATTTTTGGCCTGCTTGGCCTTTGCGCCCTCGGGCCCAAACAACACAGCGCGCGCGTGTGTTATTTCCCATTGTCTCTGTCGCATGGGTCCCACTCGCCAGCGCTCTCCTTATCCCTTCGCTGGCCCGCGTTCTGGCACTACCAGTTGGGCCTTGCCTTGTCAGAACCATCTTCCGCCCCTAAACGGAATCCGCTTTCTTCGCCGCGCGTGTAGCAACCTGTGAGGACCGTGCCTGGCGCTCCGCCTTCGCCAGGAATTAGTTGCGGATTGGAGCTATCCTCGCGGGGGAAGTGGAGAGCATAAGAACACCGGTTGCCGCCTCCTCATTATTCCCCTTGTCGCTGCCGAGAACCTGGAAGCCAAGGTCTCTCTTGTTTCTCTCCCAACACCGACGCTGCCACTGGTGCTCGTGTTTCCCTATCCTCTTGCGCCTGCATCTTAGTACACGAATTCCTTCTTCCTTGCGCGTGCTGGTTGCCTCCACCGCTAGACGTGTGTTGCTGTCAGCATTCCTCACCG from Zea mays cultivar B73 chromosome 6, Zm-B73-REFERENCE-NAM-5.0, whole genome shotgun sequence harbors:
- the LOC103629384 gene encoding ruBisCO large subunit-binding protein subunit beta, chloroplastic isoform X1; protein product: MYTHYTSSLPLPPPRPLSPHTRDAAASPPALSSSPSPAPTRKRGMASTFGATSTVGLMAAPTGKNVRLQRRVNFRVRAAKELYFNKDGSAIKKLQTGVNKLADLVGVTLGPKGRNVVLESKYGSPKIVNDGVTVAREVELEDPVENIGAKLVRQAAAKTNDLAGDGTTTSVVLAQGLIAEGVKVVAAGANPVQITRGIEKTAKALVEELRKLSKEVEDSELADVAAVSAGNNYEIGNMIAEAMSKVGRKGVVTLEEGRSSENFLYVVEGMQFDRGYISPYFVTDSEKMSAEYENCKLLLVDKKITNARDLINVLEEAIRGGYPILIIAEDIEQEALATLVVNKLRGSLKIAAIKAPGFGERKTQYLDDIAILTGATVIRDEVGLSLDKADKSVLGTAAKVVLTKESTTIVGDGSTQDEVTKRVAQIKNLIEAAEQEYEKEKLNERIAKLAGGVAVIQVGAQTETELKEKKLRVEDALNATKAAVEEGIVVGGGCTLLRLAAKVDAIKDTLENDEQKVGAEIVRRALSYPLKLIAKNAGVNGSVVTEKVLSNDNFKYGYNAATGQYEDLMAAGIIDPTKVVRCCLEHAASVAKTFLTSDVVVVDIKEPESAPLANPMDNSGYGY
- the LOC103629384 gene encoding ruBisCO large subunit-binding protein subunit beta, chloroplastic isoform X2, which produces MASTFGATSTVGLMAAPTGKNVRLQRRVNFRVRAAKELYFNKDGSAIKKLQTGVNKLADLVGVTLGPKGRNVVLESKYGSPKIVNDGVTVAREVELEDPVENIGAKLVRQAAAKTNDLAGDGTTTSVVLAQGLIAEGVKVVAAGANPVQITRGIEKTAKALVEELRKLSKEVEDSELADVAAVSAGNNYEIGNMIAEAMSKVGRKGVVTLEEGRSSENFLYVVEGMQFDRGYISPYFVTDSEKMSAEYENCKLLLVDKKITNARDLINVLEEAIRGGYPILIIAEDIEQEALATLVVNKLRGSLKIAAIKAPGFGERKTQYLDDIAILTGATVIRDEVGLSLDKADKSVLGTAAKVVLTKESTTIVGDGSTQDEVTKRVAQIKNLIEAAEQEYEKEKLNERIAKLAGGVAVIQVGAQTETELKEKKLRVEDALNATKAAVEEGIVVGGGCTLLRLAAKVDAIKDTLENDEQKVGAEIVRRALSYPLKLIAKNAGVNGSVVTEKVLSNDNFKYGYNAATGQYEDLMAAGIIDPTKVVRCCLEHAASVAKTFLTSDVVVVDIKEPESAPLANPMDNSGYGY